Proteins co-encoded in one Sporosarcina sp. FSL K6-1522 genomic window:
- a CDS encoding lipopolysaccharide assembly protein LapA domain-containing protein — protein MKSDTKIQWNLLLGLLFAIIIATFAVINVEPVEVNYLVAKAQWPLVLVILGSALLGAAVSGLIAIVKSTKLHHRVKIHHKEMEAKEQTIALLEKEIVELKKQAVSALIKKEDHTKTLD, from the coding sequence ATGAAATCGGATACGAAAATTCAATGGAATTTATTGTTGGGGTTACTATTTGCTATTATTATTGCTACATTCGCTGTTATTAACGTCGAGCCAGTTGAGGTGAACTATTTAGTGGCGAAAGCACAGTGGCCGCTTGTTCTTGTTATACTAGGATCGGCATTACTTGGGGCAGCGGTTAGCGGGTTAATCGCCATTGTGAAGTCGACGAAATTGCATCACCGTGTGAAAATCCATCATAAAGAAATGGAAGCGAAAGAACAGACGATTGCGCTTCTTGAAAAAGAAATTGTGGAATTGAAAAAGCAAGCCGTGTCCGCTTTAATCAAAAAGGAAGACCACACAAAAACGCTCGATTGA
- the recJ gene encoding single-stranded-DNA-specific exonuclease RecJ: MIDSMKRWTVNRPDEQLVATLANALAIPSVHAKILASRGITDVEEAKAFLHMDVSSMHNPHLLYDMDKAVSLIEDAIVSDQKIAVYGDYDGDGVTSVTVLMTALEELGADVFFAIPNRFTHGYGPNKELFRELHEKGTSLIITVDNGISGVDEIAYAKSLGMDVIVTDHHEIGEVLPPADAILHPRHPAGAYPFGELAGVGVAFKLVCALLDDVPLELLELVAIGTVADLVPLRDENRYFVKEGIQQMRTSKRPAIQALARVAGVEQSTLSEESIGFMIGPRLNAAGRLGDADPAVELLKTEDLATALALANELDALNKERQGIVSTITKEAEDMIAAMYGEAIPHVLVIAGEGWNAGVVGIVASRLTEKYYRPSIVLSIDTEKGTAKGSARSISGFDMFVELSKNAQLLSHFGGHQMAAGMSLAIADVEQLRAKLNEQAQAVLTAELLSPELHIDVPLSIEEIDVNVLESLELLRPFGMAFAKPVYLLDELSAASVRKIGAAKNHLKLEVTDGEQTLDTIGFGLGHIADQLTPGVKLSVAGDLQVNEWNGHKKPQLLIGDIRSDEWQLFDLRGVREPSRWLPTIPVERTLFAAFQEQTVVHFQSVLKGIAIHLVGKSAMVEAENLVLLDIPNDAQQLEELVRAMNPNRIYAHFYAAESKYFDGIPEREQFGWYYGFLKKRGTFDITKNGEQLTQHKGWKKETVYFMSKVFSELGFVKIENGVASFVEPVGKRDLSEAPSYQERQLQIELEKRLLYASYMELKQWFDGVRQETIDKEEQVWI, translated from the coding sequence TTGATAGATTCAATGAAAAGATGGACTGTAAATCGGCCGGATGAACAGCTAGTTGCCACATTGGCAAATGCGCTTGCTATTCCATCCGTCCATGCGAAAATATTAGCTTCAAGAGGGATTACGGATGTAGAGGAAGCGAAAGCGTTTTTACATATGGATGTGAGCTCCATGCATAACCCGCACTTACTCTATGATATGGACAAAGCAGTCTCGCTCATTGAAGATGCAATTGTGTCAGATCAGAAAATCGCTGTTTATGGCGATTATGATGGGGACGGTGTAACGAGTGTAACCGTGTTGATGACAGCATTGGAGGAGTTAGGGGCGGACGTCTTCTTTGCTATTCCGAATCGCTTTACGCATGGTTATGGACCGAATAAGGAATTATTCCGCGAGTTACATGAAAAGGGCACATCTCTAATTATCACTGTCGATAACGGCATTTCAGGTGTCGATGAAATTGCTTATGCCAAATCGCTCGGTATGGATGTGATTGTTACTGATCACCATGAAATCGGTGAGGTGTTGCCTCCGGCTGATGCCATTCTTCATCCAAGGCATCCGGCAGGGGCGTATCCATTCGGAGAACTCGCTGGAGTGGGGGTAGCATTCAAACTGGTTTGTGCGTTACTAGATGACGTACCGCTCGAATTGCTGGAACTTGTGGCAATTGGAACGGTTGCGGATCTTGTGCCACTGCGAGACGAGAATCGTTATTTTGTGAAGGAAGGCATTCAGCAGATGCGGACATCGAAGCGTCCGGCGATTCAAGCGCTTGCGCGGGTTGCTGGTGTGGAGCAATCGACGTTGTCAGAGGAATCCATAGGCTTCATGATTGGGCCGCGCCTCAATGCTGCAGGACGCCTTGGCGATGCAGACCCGGCTGTTGAGTTACTAAAGACGGAAGACTTAGCTACGGCGCTAGCATTGGCAAATGAATTAGATGCGTTGAATAAAGAGCGACAAGGCATTGTGTCGACCATTACAAAAGAGGCAGAAGACATGATTGCGGCGATGTATGGAGAAGCGATACCACATGTGCTTGTTATCGCGGGTGAGGGTTGGAATGCAGGTGTTGTCGGCATCGTTGCTTCGCGGTTGACAGAAAAGTATTATCGTCCATCGATTGTGTTGTCAATCGATACGGAAAAGGGCACTGCCAAAGGGTCGGCACGTAGCATTTCTGGCTTTGATATGTTTGTTGAACTATCGAAAAATGCGCAACTGCTATCTCATTTTGGCGGACATCAGATGGCGGCGGGTATGTCGCTTGCCATTGCAGATGTCGAGCAGTTGCGTGCCAAGTTGAATGAGCAGGCGCAGGCCGTGTTGACAGCGGAATTGCTGTCTCCAGAACTGCATATTGACGTACCGTTATCGATTGAAGAGATTGATGTGAATGTGTTGGAGTCGCTCGAACTGCTTCGTCCATTTGGTATGGCCTTTGCGAAACCCGTCTACTTGTTGGATGAGTTATCGGCCGCCTCGGTGCGAAAAATTGGTGCAGCTAAAAATCATCTGAAGTTAGAAGTAACAGATGGAGAGCAGACACTAGATACGATTGGATTCGGACTTGGTCATATTGCAGATCAGTTGACACCGGGTGTGAAATTATCTGTTGCGGGGGATTTACAAGTAAATGAATGGAATGGCCATAAAAAGCCACAGTTGTTAATTGGGGATATACGTTCAGATGAATGGCAGCTATTTGACTTGCGTGGGGTACGTGAACCGTCTAGATGGCTACCGACGATTCCAGTTGAGCGTACACTATTCGCGGCGTTTCAAGAGCAGACAGTGGTGCATTTCCAATCTGTATTGAAAGGGATTGCCATTCATTTAGTGGGCAAGTCTGCAATGGTGGAGGCAGAAAATCTTGTTTTGCTTGATATACCAAACGATGCGCAACAGTTGGAAGAGCTTGTGAGGGCGATGAATCCGAATCGAATTTATGCCCATTTTTATGCGGCAGAATCTAAGTATTTTGATGGCATTCCAGAACGTGAGCAGTTTGGCTGGTATTATGGATTTTTGAAAAAGCGCGGTACTTTTGACATTACGAAAAACGGTGAACAGTTAACGCAACATAAAGGATGGAAGAAAGAAACGGTCTATTTTATGTCAAAGGTGTTTTCTGAGCTTGGATTTGTTAAGATAGAGAATGGTGTAGCTTCTTTTGTAGAGCCAGTTGGCAAGCGAGATTTGTCTGAAGCGCCATCCTACCAGGAGCGGCAACTACAGATTGAATTGGAAAAGAGGCTGCTCTATGCATCTTATATGGAATTGAAACAATGGTTCGATGGCGTAAGGCAAGAAACCATCGACAAGGAGGAACAGGTATGGATTTGA
- a CDS encoding adenine phosphoribosyltransferase produces MDLKEYVTIVPNYPKEGISFKDISTIMDNGKAYKYATDEIVKYAKELGTDIIVGPEARGFIIGCPVAYALEVGFAPVRKPGKLPRETIEVEYDLEYGTDTLTIHKDAIKPGQRVLIVDDLLATGGTVEATIKLVEKLGGVVAGCAFIIELSYLSGREKLKGYNTRSLITY; encoded by the coding sequence ATGGATTTGAAGGAATATGTGACGATTGTACCGAACTATCCGAAAGAGGGCATTAGTTTTAAGGATATTTCAACCATTATGGATAATGGTAAGGCTTATAAATATGCAACGGACGAAATTGTTAAGTATGCGAAGGAATTGGGGACAGATATTATCGTTGGTCCAGAGGCACGCGGTTTTATCATCGGTTGTCCAGTTGCTTATGCACTTGAAGTTGGTTTTGCTCCAGTTCGTAAACCTGGGAAGTTGCCACGAGAAACAATTGAAGTGGAATATGATTTGGAATATGGGACAGATACATTAACAATTCACAAAGATGCCATAAAGCCAGGGCAACGTGTACTCATCGTCGATGATTTACTAGCGACAGGTGGTACAGTCGAAGCAACGATTAAACTTGTAGAAAAGCTTGGTGGCGTTGTTGCAGGCTGTGCGTTCATCATCGAACTCTCTTACTTAAGCGGACGTGAAAAGTTGAAAGGTTACAACACGCGTTCATTGATCACATACTAA
- a CDS encoding bifunctional (p)ppGpp synthetase/guanosine-3',5'-bis(diphosphate) 3'-pyrophosphohydrolase → MAKNRDMTAEELFALIGSYMNEEHVAFVQKAYEVAKSSHEGQFRSSGEPYILHPIQVAGILAELQMDPSTVAAGFLHDVVEDTDVDREDIIRDFGEEVAMLVDGVTKLDKLKFKSKEEKQAENHRKMFIAMARDIRVILIKLADRLHNMRTLKHVSEEKQRRVAAETLEIFAPLAHRLGISAIKWELEDTALRYLNPQQYYRIVNMMKRKRVERENYLDNVMEQIKTEIGEMDIAADLSGRPKHLYSIYRKMIIQKKEFNEIYDLLAVRIIVSSIKDCYAVLGSIHTLWKPMPGRFKDYIAMPKQNLYQSIHTTVVGPAGDPLEVQIRTEEMHKIAEFGVAAHWAYKEGKTLMANPSDIDSKLTWFREILEIQNESSNAEEFMESLKFDLFSDMVYVFTPDGDVIELPAGSVPIDFAYRVHSEVGNRTIGAKVNGKMVPLDSELFTGDIIEILTSKQSFGPSRDWLKIANTSQAKNKIRQFFKKQLRDENIIKGREMIEKEIKAQEYDIKAVLTQENINRVIDKFSFTSEEDMCAAVGFNGITAQQVVNRLAEKMRKEREQQDTIDKIVSDMKVAQPEKVTESGVIVKGIENLLIRLSKCCNPIPGDDIVGFITKGRGVSVHRTDCPNIVTSEEDKDRIIDVEWALGSPTNKKEFQVDIEITGYDRLGLLNEVMMVVAETKTPMVAVSGKADREKIAHMNLTIKITDIDHLHKIVDRIKQIRDIYSVQRIIN, encoded by the coding sequence ATGGCGAAAAATCGTGACATGACGGCAGAAGAGTTATTTGCACTAATCGGCTCCTATATGAATGAAGAACATGTAGCGTTTGTCCAAAAAGCATACGAGGTTGCAAAATCTTCGCATGAAGGACAGTTTAGAAGTTCAGGGGAGCCATATATCCTTCATCCGATTCAAGTTGCGGGTATTCTAGCTGAATTGCAAATGGATCCTTCAACGGTTGCTGCAGGATTTCTTCACGATGTTGTGGAGGATACAGATGTCGATCGAGAAGACATTATCCGTGATTTCGGAGAAGAAGTCGCGATGCTCGTTGATGGCGTCACAAAGTTGGATAAGCTAAAGTTCAAATCGAAAGAAGAGAAACAGGCTGAGAACCATCGAAAAATGTTCATAGCGATGGCGCGGGACATTCGTGTCATTCTGATTAAATTAGCAGACCGTTTGCATAATATGCGGACATTGAAGCATGTTTCGGAAGAAAAACAACGTCGTGTGGCAGCTGAAACGTTAGAAATCTTTGCACCACTTGCACATCGACTCGGTATTTCTGCGATTAAATGGGAATTAGAAGACACGGCATTACGTTATTTAAACCCTCAACAATATTATCGAATTGTTAATATGATGAAGCGCAAGCGTGTTGAGCGTGAAAATTATTTGGATAATGTGATGGAGCAAATTAAGACGGAAATCGGTGAGATGGATATTGCTGCCGATCTTTCAGGCCGTCCAAAACATTTATATTCCATTTATCGAAAAATGATTATTCAGAAGAAGGAGTTCAATGAAATTTATGATCTCCTTGCTGTTCGAATCATTGTTTCCAGTATTAAAGACTGCTATGCGGTACTTGGGAGTATTCATACGCTGTGGAAACCAATGCCTGGCAGGTTTAAAGATTATATTGCTATGCCGAAACAGAATTTATACCAATCAATCCATACGACGGTTGTAGGGCCAGCGGGTGATCCCCTTGAGGTGCAGATTCGAACGGAAGAGATGCACAAAATTGCCGAGTTTGGGGTAGCTGCACATTGGGCGTACAAAGAAGGCAAGACATTAATGGCGAATCCGAGTGATATTGATTCGAAATTGACATGGTTTAGGGAGATATTGGAGATTCAAAACGAATCCTCAAACGCTGAGGAATTCATGGAGTCTTTAAAATTCGATTTGTTTTCGGATATGGTGTACGTGTTTACACCAGACGGTGATGTCATTGAACTTCCAGCAGGTTCGGTGCCGATTGACTTTGCGTATCGCGTCCATTCAGAGGTCGGGAATCGAACAATTGGTGCCAAGGTCAATGGCAAAATGGTGCCACTCGATTCGGAACTTTTTACAGGCGATATTATTGAAATTTTAACCTCTAAACAATCATTTGGGCCAAGTCGCGATTGGCTGAAAATTGCTAATACATCACAGGCAAAAAACAAAATTCGTCAATTTTTCAAGAAGCAACTTCGTGATGAAAACATTATCAAAGGTCGCGAGATGATTGAAAAAGAAATAAAAGCACAAGAATACGATATAAAAGCCGTGTTAACGCAAGAAAATATTAACCGTGTGATTGATAAATTCAGCTTTACATCCGAAGAAGATATGTGTGCGGCTGTTGGCTTCAACGGTATTACAGCACAGCAAGTTGTCAATCGACTTGCGGAGAAAATGCGTAAAGAGCGTGAACAGCAAGATACCATTGATAAAATTGTGTCCGATATGAAAGTCGCTCAACCAGAAAAAGTGACTGAGTCAGGTGTGATTGTTAAAGGCATCGAAAACTTATTAATCAGACTGTCTAAATGTTGTAACCCGATACCAGGCGACGATATTGTCGGTTTTATTACAAAAGGTCGAGGCGTTTCCGTCCACCGTACGGACTGTCCGAACATTGTAACGAGTGAAGAGGATAAGGATCGTATTATTGACGTCGAGTGGGCACTTGGTTCTCCAACGAATAAAAAAGAGTTCCAAGTCGATATCGAAATTACGGGATATGATCGATTGGGCTTGCTCAATGAAGTGATGATGGTAGTTGCTGAAACGAAAACGCCGATGGTAGCGGTGAGTGGCAAAGCTGATCGTGAAAAAATTGCACATATGAATTTGACGATTAAAATTACGGATATTGATCATTTACACAAAATTGTCGACCGAATCAAACAAATTCGAGACATCTATTCGGTCCAAAGAATTATTAATTAA
- the dtd gene encoding D-aminoacyl-tRNA deacylase, translating to MKVVLQRSGPASVQVDGEVTGSIDKGYVLLVGITHTDTEEDVDYVAKKIAGLRLWEDAEGKMNRSIDEVNGSILSISQFTLYGDVKKGRRPSFIEAARPEQAKPLWDYFNAQLQAEGLQVETGIFGAMMDVELVNDGPVTIIVESK from the coding sequence ATGAAAGTGGTATTACAAAGATCAGGCCCGGCCTCGGTACAAGTTGATGGGGAAGTGACGGGCTCGATTGATAAAGGCTATGTGCTACTCGTCGGCATTACCCACACGGATACAGAGGAAGATGTCGATTACGTGGCAAAGAAAATCGCAGGGCTGCGTTTATGGGAAGATGCCGAAGGGAAGATGAATCGCTCAATCGATGAGGTGAACGGTTCGATTTTGTCCATCTCTCAGTTTACACTGTATGGAGATGTTAAAAAAGGGCGCCGTCCTAGCTTTATAGAGGCGGCTAGACCTGAACAAGCCAAGCCGCTGTGGGACTATTTTAACGCACAGCTTCAAGCGGAAGGGCTGCAAGTTGAAACGGGTATTTTCGGCGCGATGATGGATGTCGAGCTCGTCAATGATGGTCCAGTGACGATTATTGTAGAATCAAAATGA
- a CDS encoding SH3 domain-containing protein, with protein sequence MLKTSKWILTVILLFSVFHEVPSASAETQTVIVDTKSLQVRSGPGLTYTVIGSLKKGERINVTAISGDWFQIAFGNQSGWVASWLTTSATTVTADNKTIVARVNGLNVRSGPSIDSAVLDRMNAGEKAVLTERDGEWAAIIVNGTEGWVHTDYISEATEQAIPTTNTKVTTPDSFTVSVNTLNVRNKADLSSKRVGLIHKGETYAVKEVDGNWVRIAVDKKQEGWVYSFHGTLFTQKKQTSEKKATKTVTILSNGTNIREAATTSSQTVLRVDAGDKLAIIGEEGDWYKVSLPSGKTAFVAKWVVSTDDTVATKSAKKPKTARVPGTLKGLTLVIDAGHGGNDRGTTGARGTDEKGITLLTAELLAAKLKAAGANVIMTRESDTFVSLRKRVAISQQHQADAFISVHYDANLDTSITGFTTYYTHSSQRALATAVNKGLASTVNLRNRGAQPADFLVLRENKQDAILIELGFLSNASEERAITTDMFREQAAHGIYKGLLKYFNSN encoded by the coding sequence TTGTTAAAAACGAGTAAATGGATTCTTACGGTCATCCTTTTGTTCAGTGTATTCCACGAAGTTCCATCGGCTTCTGCCGAAACGCAAACGGTCATCGTCGATACGAAATCACTTCAAGTTCGCTCTGGTCCTGGGTTGACATATACAGTCATCGGCTCATTAAAAAAAGGCGAGCGCATCAATGTCACTGCTATATCCGGTGACTGGTTCCAAATAGCATTCGGCAATCAATCCGGCTGGGTTGCCTCATGGTTAACAACTTCAGCAACTACAGTCACCGCGGACAACAAAACAATCGTTGCCCGTGTTAACGGCTTAAATGTACGATCTGGTCCTTCTATCGATTCTGCTGTACTCGATCGCATGAATGCTGGTGAAAAAGCCGTTTTGACTGAAAGGGACGGCGAGTGGGCCGCCATTATTGTGAACGGCACAGAAGGTTGGGTACATACCGATTACATTTCAGAAGCAACGGAACAGGCTATACCAACAACGAATACGAAAGTAACAACACCTGATTCCTTCACCGTATCTGTCAATACGCTGAATGTGCGAAATAAAGCCGACCTGTCATCGAAGCGTGTTGGGCTCATTCATAAAGGGGAAACGTATGCTGTCAAAGAAGTCGATGGCAACTGGGTCCGCATAGCCGTCGATAAAAAGCAAGAAGGCTGGGTCTATTCGTTCCACGGAACGCTCTTTACGCAAAAAAAGCAAACATCTGAAAAAAAAGCTACAAAAACTGTGACAATCTTATCCAACGGCACAAATATTCGTGAAGCCGCTACAACTTCGTCACAAACTGTTTTGCGTGTAGACGCGGGAGACAAGCTTGCGATCATCGGAGAAGAAGGTGACTGGTATAAAGTATCATTGCCATCAGGTAAAACCGCATTTGTTGCCAAATGGGTTGTTTCAACAGACGATACAGTAGCGACAAAGTCTGCCAAAAAACCAAAAACTGCACGCGTACCTGGCACACTAAAAGGGCTGACGCTTGTCATAGATGCTGGACACGGCGGCAATGATCGTGGCACAACAGGTGCACGTGGGACCGATGAAAAAGGCATCACTCTTCTAACTGCAGAACTATTAGCTGCCAAACTGAAAGCAGCTGGAGCAAATGTCATCATGACACGCGAATCCGATACCTTTGTCTCCCTGAGAAAACGGGTTGCTATCAGCCAACAACATCAAGCTGACGCCTTCATTAGCGTGCATTACGATGCCAACTTAGATACATCGATTACAGGCTTCACAACCTATTACACACATAGTTCGCAACGAGCACTCGCTACGGCAGTGAATAAAGGACTGGCTTCGACTGTCAACCTACGCAATCGAGGAGCACAACCTGCAGATTTCTTAGTGCTTCGGGAAAACAAGCAAGACGCCATCCTGATTGAACTCGGCTTCCTCTCGAACGCATCTGAAGAACGAGCCATTACAACAGACATGTTCCGTGAGCAAGCCGCACATGGTATTTATAAAGGGTTACTCAAATACTTTAATTCGAATTAA
- the hisS gene encoding histidine--tRNA ligase: protein MNFKVPRGTQDLLPSETWKWQKVEKIINDTCDVYRYKEIRTPMFEQTELFQRTVGDTTDIVQKEMYTFTDRGNRSLTLRPEGTAAVVRSFVEHKMFGYPDQPVKLYYTGPMFRYERQQAGRYRQFVQFGVEAIGSADPAIDAEVIALAMDVYKRAGLTELKLVINSLGDTDSRKEHRDALVVHFSPHIGEFCADCQSRIEKNPLRILDCKVDSGNPLIATAPSLADYLNEESAGYFATVQSYLDDAGIPYVVDANLVRGLDYYNHTAFEIMSTSSGFGAITTLCGGGRYNGLAEEIGGPPAPGIGFAMSIERLLLAMAAEGKTFTDEPVLDVYVVTLGEGARRPGFKLLGELRAAGIRADMDYMDRKMKAQMKSADRLDAKTVIIIGEDEVAEGAAQLKDMANGTQEKVPLAGLVAKIQATLMD, encoded by the coding sequence ATGAACTTTAAAGTGCCAAGAGGAACACAGGATCTTTTGCCATCCGAAACATGGAAGTGGCAAAAAGTCGAGAAAATCATTAATGATACATGTGATGTGTATCGGTACAAGGAAATTCGTACACCGATGTTTGAACAAACGGAACTGTTTCAGCGAACAGTTGGGGATACGACGGATATCGTTCAAAAAGAGATGTACACTTTTACAGACCGCGGCAATCGTTCGTTGACGCTTCGACCTGAAGGAACAGCAGCGGTTGTCCGTTCGTTTGTAGAGCATAAAATGTTTGGTTATCCAGACCAGCCTGTTAAATTGTACTATACAGGACCAATGTTCCGCTACGAGCGTCAACAAGCAGGGCGTTATCGTCAATTTGTCCAGTTCGGTGTAGAAGCAATTGGTAGTGCGGATCCAGCAATTGATGCGGAAGTCATTGCATTGGCGATGGATGTCTACAAACGTGCAGGATTGACGGAGCTAAAATTGGTTATCAACTCTCTTGGAGATACAGACTCCAGGAAAGAGCACCGAGATGCACTTGTTGTACACTTCAGCCCGCATATCGGTGAATTCTGTGCAGATTGTCAATCGAGAATTGAGAAGAATCCATTACGCATTCTCGATTGTAAAGTCGACAGTGGCAATCCACTTATCGCGACAGCACCATCTCTTGCGGATTATTTGAATGAAGAATCAGCAGGGTACTTTGCAACTGTACAAAGCTATCTTGATGACGCAGGAATTCCTTACGTAGTGGACGCCAACTTAGTGCGTGGATTGGATTATTATAACCATACGGCATTTGAAATCATGAGTACATCAAGTGGTTTCGGAGCCATCACAACGCTATGTGGTGGTGGACGATACAATGGCCTTGCAGAGGAAATCGGTGGACCACCTGCACCAGGTATCGGTTTTGCGATGAGTATTGAACGTTTACTACTCGCAATGGCAGCAGAGGGCAAAACATTTACAGACGAGCCAGTACTTGATGTCTATGTTGTGACGCTTGGCGAAGGTGCGCGACGTCCAGGCTTTAAATTGCTTGGTGAATTACGAGCAGCGGGAATCCGTGCAGATATGGACTATATGGATCGTAAAATGAAGGCGCAGATGAAATCAGCCGATCGCCTCGATGCGAAAACGGTGATTATTATCGGAGAAGATGAAGTGGCGGAAGGTGCCGCTCAATTAAAAGACATGGCAAATGGTACACAAGAAAAGGTACCTTTGGCAGGACTTGTAGCAAAAATTCAAGCAACATTGATGGACTAA
- the aspS gene encoding aspartate--tRNA ligase: MQRTHYCGDLTEQAIGETITLKGWVQKRRDLGGVIFVDVRDRSGIVQAVFNPDISAEALATADKLRNEYVVEITGKVIERQESQKNPKVKTGSIEVQVEEVTIINEAKNPPFMIEDETDVNEEIRLKYRYLDLRRPKLANVFKLRSDITKTVRNFLDDEGFMEVETPILTKSTPEGARDYLVPSRVHEGEFYALPQSPQLFKQMLMVSGFDRYYQIARCFRDEDLRADRQPEFTQIDMEMSFMSMEEIIELNERLMQKVMKDVKGIDVEIPFKRLPYDEAMARFGSDKPDTRFGMELTDVSEVMKESSFKVFAGAVEAGQQVKLINAKGLADQYSRKDIDALTEFAALYGAKGLAWLKVDEDGFKGPIAKFFEGEEGAALKAAANAEAGDLLLFVADKKSVVADALGALRSKFGKDHNLIDESKFNFLWVTEWPLFEYDEKAGRYSAAHHPFTMPADVEELVTSPETVKAQAYDLVLNGYELGGGSLRIYERDVQEKMFKALGFTQEQAQEQFGFLLDAFDYGTPPHGGLAFGLDRIVMLLAGSTNLRDTIAFPKTASASCLLTSAPDHVDDKQLAELGVLVMSKNKK; this comes from the coding sequence ATGCAACGGACACATTATTGTGGTGACTTAACAGAACAAGCAATCGGAGAAACAATTACACTAAAAGGGTGGGTACAGAAAAGACGGGATCTCGGCGGCGTTATTTTCGTTGACGTACGAGATCGTTCAGGTATCGTACAAGCAGTCTTTAACCCAGATATTTCAGCAGAAGCACTTGCAACTGCGGACAAACTACGTAACGAATACGTTGTTGAAATTACAGGGAAAGTGATTGAGCGACAAGAAAGTCAAAAGAATCCGAAAGTAAAAACAGGTTCAATTGAAGTGCAAGTCGAAGAAGTAACAATCATCAATGAAGCGAAAAACCCACCGTTTATGATTGAAGATGAGACGGATGTTAACGAAGAAATTCGACTGAAATATCGCTACCTTGACTTGCGTCGTCCGAAATTGGCGAACGTCTTCAAATTGCGTTCGGATATTACGAAAACAGTGCGTAATTTCCTAGATGACGAAGGATTCATGGAAGTGGAAACACCGATTTTAACAAAATCAACACCGGAAGGCGCACGTGACTACCTCGTACCGAGCCGTGTACATGAAGGTGAGTTTTACGCTCTGCCACAATCACCACAACTATTCAAACAGATGTTAATGGTGTCTGGTTTCGACCGTTATTACCAAATTGCACGCTGTTTCCGTGATGAAGACCTGCGCGCTGATCGTCAGCCGGAATTCACACAAATTGATATGGAAATGAGTTTCATGTCAATGGAAGAAATTATCGAATTGAACGAGCGCTTAATGCAGAAAGTGATGAAAGATGTTAAAGGCATCGACGTGGAAATTCCATTCAAACGTCTGCCATATGATGAAGCAATGGCGCGTTTTGGTTCTGATAAACCAGATACACGTTTCGGTATGGAATTGACGGATGTCTCAGAAGTAATGAAAGAGTCATCATTCAAAGTATTCGCGGGAGCAGTTGAAGCGGGACAACAAGTGAAGCTGATCAATGCAAAAGGGTTAGCGGATCAGTATTCACGTAAAGATATCGATGCGCTTACAGAGTTTGCAGCACTTTACGGTGCAAAAGGACTTGCATGGTTGAAAGTCGATGAAGACGGTTTTAAAGGGCCGATTGCTAAGTTCTTTGAAGGCGAAGAAGGTGCGGCATTGAAAGCGGCGGCAAACGCTGAAGCAGGGGACTTACTATTGTTCGTAGCGGACAAAAAGAGCGTCGTTGCAGATGCACTTGGCGCACTTCGTTCTAAATTTGGAAAAGACCATAACCTCATCGATGAATCGAAATTCAATTTCCTATGGGTAACAGAGTGGCCGTTATTTGAATACGACGAGAAAGCAGGTCGTTATTCTGCAGCGCATCATCCGTTCACAATGCCGGCTGACGTGGAAGAGCTTGTAACGAGCCCTGAAACAGTGAAAGCACAAGCATATGACCTCGTATTGAACGGTTATGAGCTTGGCGGCGGATCACTCCGTATTTACGAGCGTGATGTGCAAGAAAAAATGTTCAAGGCGCTTGGGTTTACTCAGGAGCAAGCTCAGGAACAATTTGGCTTCCTACTTGACGCATTTGATTATGGAACACCACCACATGGCGGATTGGCATTCGGACTCGATCGAATTGTTATGTTGCTTGCGGGCTCAACAAACTTGCGTGATACAATCGCATTCCCGAAA